The following are encoded in a window of Sminthopsis crassicaudata isolate SCR6 chromosome 5, ASM4859323v1, whole genome shotgun sequence genomic DNA:
- the PSMC2 gene encoding 26S proteasome regulatory subunit 7 isoform X1 gives MPDYLGADQRKTKEEEKDDKPIRGQRSGFVLIRIAFLFQGQSTYSRQIKQVEDDIQQLLKKINELTGIKESDTGLAPPALWDLAADKQTLQSEQPLQVARCTKIINADSEDPKYIINVKQFAKFVVDLSDQVAPTDIEEGMRVGVDRNKYQIHIPLPPKIDPTVTMMQVEEKPDVTYSDVGGCKEQIEKLREVVETPLLHPERFVNLGIEPPKGVLLFGPPGTGKTLCARAVANRTDACFIRVIGSELVQKYVGEGARMVRELFEMARTKKACLIFFDEIDAIGGARFDDGAGGDNEVQRTMLELINQLDGFDPRGNIKVLMATNRPDTLDPALMRPGRLDRKIEFSLPDLEGRTHIFKIHARSMSVERDIRFELLARLCPNSTGAEIRSVCTEAGMFAIRARRKIATEKDFLEAVNKVIKSYAKFSATPRYMTYN, from the exons TTTGTATTAATTAGAATTGCTTTTCTCTTTCAGGGCCAGAGCACTTATTCTAGACAGATCAAACAAGTAGAAGATGACATCCAGCAACTTCTTAAGAAAATCAATGAGCTCACTG gtattaaagagtcagacacaggtCTGGCTCCCCCAGCGCTTTGGGATTTGGCTGCAGATAAACAGACTCTTCAGAGTGAACAGCCACTACAGGTTGCAAG GTGTACAAAGATAATCAATGCCGATTCAGAGGACCCAAAATACATTATCAATGTGAAGCAGTTTGCCAAATTTGTGGTGGACCTCAGTGATCAGGTAGCACCTACTGACATTGAAGAAGGAATGAGAGTTGG tGTGGACAGAAATAAGTATCAAATTCATATTCCCCTGCCTCCCAAGATTGATCCAACAGTTACTATGATGCAG GTGGAAGAAAAACCTGATGTCACATACAGTGATGTTGGTGGTTGCAAAGAACAAATTGAGAAACTAAGAGAAGTAGTTGAAACCCCACTGCTTCAT CCAGAGAGATTTGTTAACCTTGGTATTGAACCCCCCAAAGGCGTGCTTCTTTTTGGTCCCCCAGGCACAGGCAAGACTCTTTGTGCTCGTGCTGTTGCTAACAGGACAGATGCTTGCTTCATCCGAGTTATTGGATCTGAACTTGTACAGAAATATGTTGGAGAG ggGGCTCGAATGGTCCGTGAGCTGTTTGAAATGGCCAGAACCAAAAAGGCTTGccttattttctttgatgaaattgatGCTATTGGAG gTGCTCGTTTTGATGATGGAGCTGGAGGTGACAATGAGGTACAACGAACCATGTTGGAACTTATCAATCAGCTGGATGGATTTGATCCCCGAGGTAATATTAAAGTACTGATGGCCACTAACAGACCTGATACTTTGGACCCAGCATTGATGAGGCCTGGGAGACTGGacagaaaaattgaatttagCTTACCTGATCTGgag gGTCGGAcacatattttcaaaattcatgctcGTTCAATGAGTGTTGAAAGAGATATAAGATTTGAGTTGTTAGCACGGTTGTGTCCCAATAGCACTG GTGCTGAAATTAGAAGCGTTTGCACTGAAGCAGGGATGTTTGCAATCAGAGCACGACGAAAAATTGCCACTGAGAAGGATTTCTTGGAAGCTGTGAATAAGGTTATTAAATCATACGCCAAATTCAGTGCTACTCCTCGTTACATGACATACAACTAA
- the PSMC2 gene encoding 26S proteasome regulatory subunit 7 isoform X2, which yields MPDYLGADQRKTKEEEKDDKPIRALDEGDIALLKTYGQSTYSRQIKQVEDDIQQLLKKINELTGIKESDTGLAPPALWDLAADKQTLQSEQPLQVARCTKIINADSEDPKYIINVKQFAKFVVDLSDQVAPTDIEEGMRVGVDRNKYQIHIPLPPKIDPTVTMMQVEEKPDVTYSDVGGCKEQIEKLREVVETPLLHPERFVNLGIEPPKGVLLFGPPGTGKTLCARAVANRTDACFIRVIGSELVQKYVGEGARMVRELFEMARTKKACLIFFDEIDAIGGARFDDGAGGDNEVQRTMLELINQLDGFDPRGNIKVLMATNRPDTLDPALMRPGRLDRKIEFSLPDLEGRTHIFKIHARSMSVERDIRFELLARLCPNSTGAEIRSVCTEAGMFAIRARRKIATEKDFLEAVNKVIKSYAKFSATPRYMTYN from the exons GGCCAGAGCACTTATTCTAGACAGATCAAACAAGTAGAAGATGACATCCAGCAACTTCTTAAGAAAATCAATGAGCTCACTG gtattaaagagtcagacacaggtCTGGCTCCCCCAGCGCTTTGGGATTTGGCTGCAGATAAACAGACTCTTCAGAGTGAACAGCCACTACAGGTTGCAAG GTGTACAAAGATAATCAATGCCGATTCAGAGGACCCAAAATACATTATCAATGTGAAGCAGTTTGCCAAATTTGTGGTGGACCTCAGTGATCAGGTAGCACCTACTGACATTGAAGAAGGAATGAGAGTTGG tGTGGACAGAAATAAGTATCAAATTCATATTCCCCTGCCTCCCAAGATTGATCCAACAGTTACTATGATGCAG GTGGAAGAAAAACCTGATGTCACATACAGTGATGTTGGTGGTTGCAAAGAACAAATTGAGAAACTAAGAGAAGTAGTTGAAACCCCACTGCTTCAT CCAGAGAGATTTGTTAACCTTGGTATTGAACCCCCCAAAGGCGTGCTTCTTTTTGGTCCCCCAGGCACAGGCAAGACTCTTTGTGCTCGTGCTGTTGCTAACAGGACAGATGCTTGCTTCATCCGAGTTATTGGATCTGAACTTGTACAGAAATATGTTGGAGAG ggGGCTCGAATGGTCCGTGAGCTGTTTGAAATGGCCAGAACCAAAAAGGCTTGccttattttctttgatgaaattgatGCTATTGGAG gTGCTCGTTTTGATGATGGAGCTGGAGGTGACAATGAGGTACAACGAACCATGTTGGAACTTATCAATCAGCTGGATGGATTTGATCCCCGAGGTAATATTAAAGTACTGATGGCCACTAACAGACCTGATACTTTGGACCCAGCATTGATGAGGCCTGGGAGACTGGacagaaaaattgaatttagCTTACCTGATCTGgag gGTCGGAcacatattttcaaaattcatgctcGTTCAATGAGTGTTGAAAGAGATATAAGATTTGAGTTGTTAGCACGGTTGTGTCCCAATAGCACTG GTGCTGAAATTAGAAGCGTTTGCACTGAAGCAGGGATGTTTGCAATCAGAGCACGACGAAAAATTGCCACTGAGAAGGATTTCTTGGAAGCTGTGAATAAGGTTATTAAATCATACGCCAAATTCAGTGCTACTCCTCGTTACATGACATACAACTAA